Sequence from the Flavobacterium sp. TR2 genome:
TCGCCCTTAAGAACAATAAAACAATTTTACTTCTAGATGACAAATCTCAGAATTCTTCTAGAGTTGCTGGCGGTTTGTATAATCCTGTAATCTTAAAGCGTTTTAGTGAAGTCTGGAATGCAAAAGAGCAGCTTGTATTGATGAATAACTTTTATGATAAAGTAGAAGAAAAGTTAAATAAAAAGTTCAATTTTAAAATGCCAGTTTTAAGAAAGTTCTTCTCAATTGAAGAGCAGAACAATTGGTTTGCCGCTTCTGATAAAATCAATCTTTCGCCTTTTTTGTCGACTAAATTAATTTCGAAAAAATATAACAGTATTGATTCTCCATTTGACTATGGAGAAGTTTTGCATACAGGTTATGTCGATACGGCTTTATTGCTAGATGCCTACAGGCAATATTTGTTAAAGAATAATTTGTTGAGAGAAGAATCTTTTGATTTTAGCGATATAGAATTTTTAGATTCAGGAATTCAATATAAAAATATTCAGGCTCGTCATCTCATTTTTGCTGAAGGTTTTGGGATGCATAAAAATCCTTTTTTTAATTATCTTCCATTAGATGGGACAAAAGGAGAGCTGTTTATTATAAAAGCCCCAGATTTAAATCTTGATGTAATTGTAAATACTAGCGTTTTTATCTTGCCTCTAGGCGACGATCTGTTCAAAGTGGGAGCAACTTACAATTGGCACGATAAAACTGCCGAGCCTACAGAAGAAGGAAAACAAGAGCTTTTAGAGCGCATTAAAGAAATCATTAACTGCGAGTTCAAAATAGTAGAACACTTTGCAGGTGTCCGTCCAACAGTTGCAGACCGACGACCTTTGCTTGGAACGCATGAAAAACATCAGTCTCTCCACATTCTTAACGGATTAGGAACGCGTGGGGTAATGCTTGGGCCTGCAATGGCAAAAGCATTGTACGATCATATTGAAAATAATGTGCCGCTAGACAGAGAGGCAGACATTAAGCGTTTCCATAAAAGATATTTGAAAGGGACTACTTTTGGCCAGCCTTAGGATCGTAAGAAACAAACATATTAATGTATAAGTTTCTTGAAAGACGCAAAACGAATGGGAATAAAATAACCAGTGTTATAATAATTGCCAAAAATGACTGCTCGATTGTGGTGTTAAAAAATACAAACGAAACGATAAAAGCAGCAACACCTACAGCTACGTTTAGCGCATAACTAACATACATGGCGCCATAAAAAAAAGAAGGTTCAATCTGGTATTTAAATCCGCAGTGGCTGCAATGATCGTTCATTTTGAGAACTTTACTCAAATGAAGGGGATTTTTGTCTTCATACATGCTTTCTTTTTGGCATTTTGGACAACTTCCTGTTAAAATGCTATTTAGTTTCGATCCTTTTTTTAACATTTGCAAAAATTTTATCAAAGGTACATTTTTACGCCTTTATTTCTTGTAACAACAGTCACAAATTATGCTTAATATACACAATCTTTCCGTTTCTTTTGGAGGAACCTATTTATTTGAAGAAGTTACTTTTCGTTTGGGTGCCGGCGACCGCGTAGGTCTTGTTGGTAAAAACGGGGCAGGTAAATCTACAATGCTAAAAATGCTAGCAGGCGATTTTAAACCTGATTCAGGAGTAATTTCTCAAGAGAAAGATATTAAAATGGGATTCTTGCGTCAGGATATTGATTTCGAGCAAGGCAGAACCGTTTTGGAAGAAGCATATGAGGCTTTTACAGAAATTAAAGTTGTTGAAAAAAAACTAGAAGAAATCAATCATCAGTTGGTGACGAGAACTGATTATGAAAGCGAAGAGTATGCTAAGATTATTGAGGACCTGTCAGATTACACCCATCGTTTTGATCTTCTTGGAGGATACAATTATGTTGGAGATACAGAAAAAATTCTTTTAGGTTTAGGTTTTAAAAGAGAAGTTTTTAATAACCAAACTGAAACTTTTTCTGGAGGATGGAGAATGCGTATCGAACTTGCGAAACTTTTATTGCAATCTAATGATG
This genomic interval carries:
- a CDS encoding DUF983 domain-containing protein; this encodes MLKKGSKLNSILTGSCPKCQKESMYEDKNPLHLSKVLKMNDHCSHCGFKYQIEPSFFYGAMYVSYALNVAVGVAAFIVSFVFFNTTIEQSFLAIIITLVILFPFVLRLSRNLYINMFVSYDPKAGQK
- a CDS encoding NAD(P)/FAD-dependent oxidoreductase; the encoded protein is MLDYLIVGSGLAGISFAEVALKNNKTILLLDDKSQNSSRVAGGLYNPVILKRFSEVWNAKEQLVLMNNFYDKVEEKLNKKFNFKMPVLRKFFSIEEQNNWFAASDKINLSPFLSTKLISKKYNSIDSPFDYGEVLHTGYVDTALLLDAYRQYLLKNNLLREESFDFSDIEFLDSGIQYKNIQARHLIFAEGFGMHKNPFFNYLPLDGTKGELFIIKAPDLNLDVIVNTSVFILPLGDDLFKVGATYNWHDKTAEPTEEGKQELLERIKEIINCEFKIVEHFAGVRPTVADRRPLLGTHEKHQSLHILNGLGTRGVMLGPAMAKALYDHIENNVPLDREADIKRFHKRYLKGTTFGQP